One segment of Vibrio gazogenes DNA contains the following:
- the rho gene encoding transcription termination factor Rho, whose translation MNLTELKNKPVSELVQLGESLGLENLARLRKQDIIFSILKAHAKSGEDIFGDGVLEILQDGFGFLRSADSSYLAGPDDIYVSPSQIRRFNLRTGDSIAGKIRPPKEGERYFALLKVNTVNADKPDNARNKILFENLTPLHANERMVMERGNGSTEDITARVLDLASPIGKGQRGLIVAPPKAGKTMLLQNIAQSIAHNHPECILMVLLIDERPEEVTEMQRLVKGEVIASTFDEPASRHVQVAEMVIEKAKRLVEHKKDVVILLDSITRLARAYNTVVPSSGKVLTGGVDANALHRPKRFFGAARNVEEGGSLTIIATALVDTGSKMDEVIYEEFKGTGNMELHLNRKIAEKRVFPAIDFNRSGTRREELLTKTDELQKMWILRKIVHPMGESDAMEFLIDKLAMTKTNDEFFDAMRRQ comes from the coding sequence ATGAATTTAACAGAATTAAAGAACAAACCTGTGTCTGAGCTCGTGCAGCTGGGTGAGAGCCTGGGGCTTGAAAACCTCGCGCGGTTAAGAAAACAAGACATTATCTTCTCTATTTTAAAAGCTCACGCAAAAAGTGGTGAAGACATCTTTGGTGATGGCGTATTAGAAATTCTCCAGGACGGCTTTGGTTTTTTGCGTAGTGCAGACAGCTCTTATCTGGCTGGACCTGACGATATTTATGTGTCACCGAGCCAGATTCGTCGTTTCAACCTGCGTACAGGTGATTCGATTGCTGGAAAGATTCGGCCACCAAAAGAAGGTGAACGCTACTTTGCGTTACTGAAAGTCAATACAGTCAATGCTGATAAACCGGATAACGCCAGAAATAAGATTTTGTTTGAAAACCTGACACCGCTACATGCCAATGAACGGATGGTGATGGAACGCGGCAACGGTTCGACTGAAGATATTACTGCTCGCGTTTTGGATTTAGCATCACCAATCGGAAAAGGTCAGCGTGGCTTGATTGTTGCACCACCGAAGGCTGGTAAAACAATGCTGTTGCAAAATATCGCTCAGAGCATTGCTCACAATCATCCCGAGTGTATTTTGATGGTGCTGCTGATTGACGAACGTCCGGAAGAAGTGACAGAAATGCAACGTTTGGTTAAAGGTGAAGTCATTGCTTCTACCTTTGATGAACCGGCATCTCGGCACGTTCAAGTGGCCGAGATGGTCATTGAGAAGGCGAAACGTCTGGTTGAACACAAGAAAGATGTTGTGATCTTATTGGATTCAATTACACGTTTGGCGCGTGCATATAACACGGTTGTTCCTTCTTCGGGCAAAGTCCTGACTGGTGGTGTGGACGCGAATGCGCTCCATCGACCTAAGCGTTTCTTCGGAGCTGCTCGTAATGTTGAAGAAGGCGGTAGTTTGACGATTATCGCGACAGCCTTGGTTGATACCGGTTCGAAGATGGACGAAGTTATCTACGAAGAGTTTAAAGGGACAGGGAATATGGAATTACACCTGAACCGTAAGATTGCGGAAAAACGTGTATTCCCTGCGATCGACTTCAACCGTTCAGGCACGCGTCGTGAAGAGTTACTGACCAAAACCGACGAGTTACAGAAAATGTGGATTTTGCGCAAAATCGTTCACCCGATGGGAGAAAGCGATGCGATGGAATTCCTCATTGATAAACTGGCGATGACAAAGACGAATGATGAGTTCTTTGATGCGATGAGACGCCAGTAA
- the trxA gene encoding thioredoxin TrxA: MSDKILQLTDDTFESSVTDAKVPVLVDFWAEWCGPCKMIAPILDEIANEYEGKITIGKLNIDQNAATPPKFGIRGIPTLLLFKNGSVAATKVGALSKTQLKEFLDANL; encoded by the coding sequence ATGAGTGATAAGATTTTGCAGCTCACCGATGACACGTTTGAAAGTAGTGTAACCGATGCTAAAGTCCCTGTACTTGTTGATTTCTGGGCAGAATGGTGTGGTCCATGCAAAATGATTGCACCAATTTTAGATGAAATTGCGAATGAGTACGAAGGTAAAATCACGATCGGTAAATTAAATATCGATCAAAACGCGGCTACACCACCGAAATTCGGTATTCGTGGTATTCCAACATTACTTTTATTTAAAAATGGTAGTGTTGCAGCAACAAAAGTTGGTGCGTTGTCAAAGACTCAGCTTAAAGAGTTTTTAGACGCCAATTTATGA
- the rhlB gene encoding ATP-dependent RNA helicase RhlB — translation MKKTHITEQKFADLGLDPQVTAGLEQKGFAYCTPIQALALPVVLSGHDIAGQAQTGTGKTLAFLAATFNHLLTTPAQEEREPTQPRAIIMAPTRELAIQIFNDAEPLVQSTGLKVALAYGGESYDKQQSKLQQGVDILIGTTGRIIDFYKQKVFNLNHIQVVVLDEADRMFDLGFIKDIRFLFRRMPPPKNRLNMLFSATLSYRVQELAFEHMNSPEHVVVEPAQKTGHRIKEELFYPSNEHKMALLQTLIEEEWPDRAIIFANTKHKCERVWGHLAADGHRVGLLTGDVPQKKRERILEQFTQGQLDILVATDVAARGLHIPQVTHVFNYDLPDDSEDYVHRIGRTGRAGESGHSISFACEEYAINVPGIETYIEHSIPVSDYDPSALLTDLPSPLKLASSKTSRRTNTGGSRSGRQNGRGNNSSRKRPRPNNHQNKNS, via the coding sequence ATGAAAAAGACGCATATCACAGAGCAAAAATTCGCCGACTTGGGATTAGACCCTCAAGTTACAGCAGGTTTGGAACAAAAAGGGTTTGCTTATTGCACCCCAATCCAAGCCTTGGCGCTGCCGGTAGTGCTCTCCGGCCATGACATTGCAGGCCAGGCCCAAACTGGGACTGGTAAAACGCTTGCGTTTCTTGCTGCAACCTTTAATCATCTGCTAACGACACCTGCTCAAGAAGAGCGGGAGCCAACTCAGCCACGAGCAATCATTATGGCACCAACTCGTGAGTTAGCGATACAAATTTTTAACGATGCAGAACCACTGGTTCAAAGTACCGGCTTAAAAGTCGCACTGGCTTATGGTGGTGAAAGTTACGATAAACAGCAGTCCAAGTTACAGCAAGGTGTTGATATTCTTATCGGAACAACCGGTCGGATTATCGATTTCTATAAACAAAAAGTCTTCAATCTGAACCATATTCAGGTGGTCGTTCTCGATGAAGCAGACCGAATGTTTGATCTCGGTTTTATCAAAGATATTCGTTTTCTGTTCCGCCGGATGCCGCCACCGAAGAATCGGCTGAACATGTTATTCTCCGCCACCCTCTCTTATCGGGTTCAGGAATTAGCATTTGAGCACATGAACAGCCCGGAGCATGTCGTCGTCGAACCGGCGCAAAAAACCGGACATCGAATTAAGGAAGAACTGTTTTACCCATCGAATGAACACAAAATGGCTTTGTTGCAAACCCTCATTGAAGAAGAGTGGCCGGACAGAGCAATCATATTTGCCAATACCAAACATAAGTGTGAACGAGTCTGGGGGCATCTGGCTGCCGATGGTCATCGTGTCGGACTGCTGACCGGTGATGTGCCGCAGAAAAAACGGGAACGCATTCTGGAACAATTTACTCAGGGTCAGTTGGATATTTTAGTCGCGACCGATGTTGCTGCACGAGGACTACATATCCCTCAGGTCACTCACGTCTTTAACTACGATTTACCAGATGACAGTGAAGACTACGTACACCGGATTGGTCGGACGGGCAGAGCCGGAGAAAGTGGTCATTCGATTAGCTTCGCCTGCGAAGAATACGCTATCAATGTGCCGGGAATAGAAACGTATATCGAACATTCAATTCCGGTTTCTGATTATGATCCATCAGCCCTATTAACTGACTTACCCAGTCCGTTAAAGCTTGCTTCATCAAAAACATCAAGAAGAACCAATACTGGTGGTTCTCGATCTGGACGTCAGAATGGACGTGGTAATAATTCATCCAGAAAACGTCCGCGACCAAACAACCACCAGAATAAAAATAGCTGA
- the gppA gene encoding guanosine-5'-triphosphate,3'-diphosphate diphosphatase, whose translation MSQAVSSPLYAAIDLGSNSFHMLIVRHVEGSIQTMAKIKRKVRLAAGLDENNALSQEAMQRGWDCLSLFAERLQDIPKENIRIVGTATLRTAINVDVFLRQANQILGHPIETIPGEEEAATIYKGVAHTSGGSGRRFVVDIGGASTELIIGEGFEAKALTSLKMGCVTWLEKHFRDRQLSQENFEHAIEDAKKMLTPILQQYRTIGWDICVGASGTVQALQEIMLAQGMDEVITLSKLKRLQNQAMRADHLEELEIEGLTLERALVFPSGLSILIAIFEEFQIEAMTLAGGALREGLVYEMIEGLRQDNIRERTIHSIQSRYQIDTVYAGQVSDLASKLFNQCGGTAWIVEPQAEMLLRAAAQLHEIGLAVDYKKGGEHSAYLIQHSELPGFTRAQRYCLGELVRRYRDNITSMPEQYALSGASSKRLLRLLRLAVLLSHRRNSALEPHVKLDCSEDTLQLSLNAQWLDANPLTKAELEIEANRQTDMGWPLEVIAQP comes from the coding sequence ATGAGCCAAGCCGTATCTTCACCCCTCTATGCTGCCATCGACCTGGGTTCAAACAGCTTTCATATGCTGATTGTTCGTCATGTTGAAGGCAGTATACAGACGATGGCCAAAATTAAACGTAAAGTGAGACTTGCAGCCGGACTGGATGAGAACAATGCACTCAGTCAGGAGGCGATGCAGCGGGGTTGGGATTGTCTGAGTCTGTTTGCAGAACGATTACAGGATATTCCCAAGGAAAATATCCGCATCGTCGGAACCGCAACCCTTCGAACGGCCATCAATGTCGATGTATTTTTGCGTCAGGCCAATCAGATACTCGGACATCCCATCGAAACCATTCCAGGTGAAGAAGAAGCGGCGACCATTTATAAAGGGGTTGCCCATACCTCCGGTGGCAGCGGACGTCGGTTCGTCGTTGACATCGGTGGCGCAAGTACCGAACTGATTATTGGTGAAGGTTTCGAGGCCAAAGCCTTAACCAGTTTAAAAATGGGCTGTGTCACTTGGCTCGAAAAACACTTCAGAGATCGTCAGCTCTCTCAAGAAAACTTCGAACATGCGATCGAAGACGCGAAAAAGATGCTAACGCCGATTCTGCAACAATATCGCACAATCGGCTGGGACATCTGTGTCGGTGCCAGCGGTACAGTTCAAGCGTTACAGGAAATCATGCTGGCTCAGGGGATGGACGAAGTCATTACGCTGAGCAAGCTGAAACGCCTTCAAAATCAGGCAATGCGAGCCGATCATCTCGAAGAGCTCGAAATCGAAGGACTAACGTTGGAAAGAGCGCTGGTTTTCCCAAGCGGTCTGTCGATCCTGATTGCCATATTTGAGGAATTCCAGATCGAAGCCATGACACTGGCAGGCGGAGCTCTTCGGGAAGGTCTGGTTTATGAAATGATTGAAGGATTACGTCAGGATAACATCCGAGAGCGAACCATCCACAGTATCCAGAGTCGCTATCAAATCGATACGGTATACGCGGGTCAGGTCTCAGACCTCGCTAGTAAACTGTTTAACCAGTGCGGTGGCACAGCATGGATCGTCGAACCACAGGCAGAAATGCTGCTCAGAGCAGCCGCACAGTTACACGAAATCGGTTTAGCTGTGGATTATAAAAAAGGCGGGGAGCACAGTGCTTATTTGATCCAGCATTCGGAATTGCCCGGTTTTACCCGCGCACAGCGTTATTGTCTTGGTGAATTGGTCCGTCGCTATCGCGATAATATCACTTCCATGCCAGAACAATACGCCCTTTCAGGCGCCAGTAGTAAACGCTTACTCAGGCTCTTACGTCTTGCGGTATTACTAAGCCACCGGCGCAATTCAGCACTCGAACCTCATGTGAAACTGGATTGCTCGGAAGACACGCTCCAATTATCGCTGAATGCCCAGTGGCTCGATGCGAACCCATTAACCAAAGCTGAACTGGAAATTGAAGCCAACCGACAAACCGATATGGGATGGCCATTGGAAGTCATTGCCCAACCCTAA
- a CDS encoding PAS-domain containing protein, which yields MPSWIVIPVLFLYLGLLFFIAWYGDKNLNWLARFRPWIYSLSIGVYCTSWTFYGTVGQATNHAWSFLPIYLAPILVFVFGWRILARLMLIAKREHITSIADFIAARYGKSQGLAVVATLIAVVGILPYIALQLRGVTMGIHVVTSDFPFPEQLTESHISWVVVLALAVFTILFGTRHIDNTEHHRGMMMAIAFESLVKLVAFLWVGLFIVYIGWHQTSFDLGDVVRESMVAPHWPTLFIHLVLTILAIICLPRQFHTMVVENEKPQDLHIARRIFPVYLILMGLFVLPISWVGSGMMDASLSETFVISIPKAVDADVIAMIAFLGGTSAATGMVIVSTIALTIMVSNDLVVPFLLRRMRFSHQGHRHFSRLLLRIRRGLILVLLACAWGFYRVLDAVPSLSAIGFLSFAAIAQFAPALIGGIYWRDGNKKGVYVGLAVGFSLWLITLMVQTHLLAGDAQSNPLIWLISPPEAIAGLGISRSDWGMILSVVLNTFCYWNVSIITRPSLSERLQSATFVGTPFPDNENMTLYQSRVSVAELEMLVARFVGRGRMKAAFEQFWAQQQKRYLPNQQAPAVLIRHSERVLAGVFGASSAKLVLASALQGKNMHLEEVAAIVDEASELYDFSRSLLQGAIEHIGQGLTVVDRQLRLVAWNQRYLELFSYPSGLIQVGRPIADIIRHNARQGLCGPGDVETHVRKRVDHLEKGTRHTSSRVRPDGRVIEVQGNPMPGGGFVMSFTDITAFRKAEDALKQANESLEERVHQRTQELEKLNRQLVQETQRAERESRSKSRFLAAVSHDLMQPLNAARLFASSLSEIAQEAEVQRLSAHIESALGAAEELIGDLLDISRLESGKLDINIHSFAIHDVLVNLNAEFHAIAKQQGIDFTLVPSSVVVKSDPKLLRRIVQNFLTNAFRYAPHGKVVLGIRHVGAQIRIEVWDNGIGIEPDKQHEIFEEFNRGGQVRSEQGLGLGLAISKGIAYVLEHEISMRSWPGHGSVFSLSLQRSHPRDVADKVAPAVNDVTDLSQIKVLCVDNEVDILIGMSDLLSRWGCDIRTSTNLVESLRALDGGWIPDVILSDYRLELGRTGLEVLQQCRLRLGNQFEGIIISADRTQEMMDAIQSNGFSFLPKPVKPLKLRAVLNRVRQQTRARQGYDTTNED from the coding sequence ATGCCGTCATGGATTGTCATTCCGGTTCTGTTTCTTTATTTAGGGCTGCTGTTCTTTATTGCTTGGTACGGTGACAAAAACCTGAATTGGCTGGCACGCTTCCGGCCTTGGATTTATAGCTTATCTATCGGTGTGTATTGTACTTCGTGGACGTTTTACGGCACGGTTGGACAGGCCACCAATCATGCTTGGTCATTCTTACCGATTTATCTCGCACCGATACTTGTCTTTGTCTTTGGCTGGCGGATATTAGCCCGTCTGATGCTCATTGCGAAGCGCGAACATATTACATCTATTGCTGATTTTATCGCAGCACGTTATGGCAAATCTCAAGGACTTGCTGTGGTTGCAACGCTGATTGCGGTCGTTGGTATTCTGCCTTATATCGCCTTGCAACTTCGCGGTGTGACGATGGGCATCCATGTCGTGACGTCAGATTTTCCTTTCCCTGAGCAGTTGACCGAAAGTCACATTTCTTGGGTTGTCGTGTTGGCGCTCGCCGTGTTTACCATTTTATTTGGCACCCGGCATATCGATAATACTGAGCATCACCGCGGTATGATGATGGCGATTGCTTTTGAGTCTTTGGTTAAGCTGGTGGCTTTTCTATGGGTCGGTCTGTTCATCGTCTATATCGGTTGGCATCAGACATCATTCGATCTGGGAGATGTTGTGCGTGAATCGATGGTGGCACCGCATTGGCCGACACTGTTCATTCACCTCGTGTTGACCATTCTGGCCATTATTTGTCTGCCTCGTCAGTTTCATACCATGGTTGTCGAGAATGAAAAACCACAGGATCTCCATATTGCCCGTCGGATATTTCCGGTTTACCTGATTCTGATGGGGCTGTTTGTTCTGCCGATATCATGGGTCGGTTCGGGGATGATGGATGCCAGTTTGTCAGAAACTTTCGTGATTAGTATCCCCAAGGCCGTTGACGCGGATGTAATAGCGATGATTGCGTTTCTGGGAGGAACGTCGGCTGCGACCGGGATGGTCATTGTTTCGACGATTGCGCTAACCATTATGGTTTCCAATGATCTGGTGGTGCCTTTCTTACTCCGCCGGATGCGCTTTTCTCATCAGGGGCATCGTCACTTTTCCCGCTTGTTACTCAGAATCCGCCGCGGATTGATCTTAGTGTTACTGGCTTGTGCTTGGGGATTCTATCGCGTACTGGATGCGGTGCCGTCGCTTTCTGCGATTGGTTTTCTCTCTTTCGCGGCGATTGCCCAGTTTGCACCTGCATTGATTGGCGGGATTTACTGGCGTGACGGCAATAAAAAAGGTGTTTATGTCGGTTTGGCGGTTGGGTTTTCACTTTGGTTGATTACCTTAATGGTTCAGACGCACTTATTGGCCGGAGATGCGCAGTCTAACCCGCTCATTTGGCTGATTAGCCCTCCGGAAGCGATTGCCGGTTTAGGCATATCAAGGTCTGACTGGGGGATGATCCTCAGTGTTGTGCTCAATACGTTCTGTTATTGGAATGTTTCCATCATTACTCGTCCGAGCCTGAGTGAGCGCTTACAGTCAGCCACATTCGTCGGCACGCCATTCCCTGATAACGAAAATATGACGCTATACCAGAGTCGGGTGTCTGTTGCGGAACTGGAAATGCTGGTCGCCCGTTTTGTCGGGCGAGGCAGAATGAAGGCGGCGTTCGAGCAATTCTGGGCGCAGCAGCAGAAGCGCTATTTACCTAATCAGCAGGCCCCAGCGGTACTGATCCGTCATTCAGAGCGGGTATTGGCTGGTGTTTTTGGTGCATCTTCAGCGAAGTTAGTACTTGCTTCTGCATTGCAGGGTAAAAATATGCACCTTGAAGAAGTCGCTGCAATTGTGGATGAAGCATCAGAACTGTATGACTTCAGCCGGAGCCTGCTTCAGGGGGCCATCGAACACATCGGGCAAGGATTGACGGTGGTTGATAGACAGTTGCGTTTGGTGGCTTGGAATCAACGTTATCTGGAGCTGTTCTCTTACCCTTCGGGGTTGATTCAGGTTGGTCGACCGATTGCCGATATTATTCGCCATAATGCACGACAGGGGTTGTGTGGGCCGGGTGATGTTGAAACACATGTTCGCAAGCGGGTCGATCATTTAGAGAAGGGCACCCGGCACACCTCCTCGCGCGTCCGACCGGACGGGAGAGTGATTGAAGTTCAAGGTAATCCGATGCCCGGTGGTGGGTTTGTCATGAGTTTTACCGATATCACCGCGTTCCGTAAGGCTGAAGATGCGCTCAAACAGGCCAATGAGTCGCTGGAAGAGCGAGTGCATCAACGAACTCAGGAGTTGGAAAAACTCAATCGTCAGTTGGTACAGGAGACGCAACGGGCGGAACGGGAATCCCGTTCAAAATCTCGTTTTCTGGCAGCGGTGAGCCATGATTTGATGCAGCCGCTCAATGCCGCTCGGCTATTTGCGTCATCGCTGTCGGAAATCGCCCAAGAAGCGGAAGTGCAACGCCTCTCTGCACATATAGAAAGCGCATTGGGGGCAGCAGAGGAATTGATCGGGGATTTGCTGGATATTTCCCGACTCGAATCCGGGAAGTTGGATATCAATATCCACAGCTTCGCCATTCATGATGTGTTGGTGAATTTGAATGCTGAATTTCATGCAATTGCCAAACAACAAGGGATCGATTTTACGCTGGTGCCTTCGTCGGTGGTGGTCAAGTCAGATCCGAAGTTACTCCGACGGATTGTTCAGAATTTCCTGACCAATGCGTTTCGCTATGCCCCTCATGGGAAAGTCGTGCTTGGTATTCGTCATGTTGGCGCGCAAATCCGGATTGAAGTCTGGGACAACGGGATCGGGATTGAGCCAGATAAGCAGCATGAAATTTTTGAAGAGTTTAATCGTGGCGGGCAAGTTCGTTCTGAGCAGGGGCTTGGGCTTGGGTTGGCCATATCAAAAGGGATTGCCTATGTGTTGGAGCATGAAATCTCAATGCGTTCCTGGCCCGGTCATGGCAGTGTGTTTTCGTTATCACTACAACGTTCTCATCCCCGGGACGTTGCCGATAAAGTTGCTCCAGCCGTGAATGACGTGACGGATTTGTCGCAAATTAAAGTGCTATGTGTGGATAATGAAGTCGATATTTTGATTGGGATGTCTGATCTGTTATCGCGTTGGGGGTGTGATATTCGCACCTCAACTAATCTGGTCGAGAGCTTGAGAGCACTGGATGGTGGGTGGATACCGGATGTCATTTTGTCCGATTATCGGTTAGAGCTGGGGCGGACAGGACTGGAAGTTTTGCAACAGTGCCGTTTACGTCTGGGAAATCAGTTTGAAGGGATTATTATCAGTGCCGATCGGACGCAAGAGATGATGGATGCGATTCAATCAAACGGATTTAGTTTTTTACCGAAACCGGTCAAGCCTTTGAAATTACGAGCGGTACTCAATCGTGTGCGACAGCAAACCCGTGCTCGTCAAGGTTACGATACGACAAACGAGGATTGA
- a CDS encoding GntR family transcriptional regulator — translation MNQPLPREVMLAEEYQVSRMTLRRAIDCLVEDGLIERRHGSGNFVIDKEIAHENKGLNSLTELSQKNNKSIASQVLSFSMTPAPVSVAQRLKIQHGELVYYIIRVRYLDERPVHYEESYLPVKLYPTLSVAHLEKSKFDYIEKEAGFIIEGNYFTFLPILTPASIAAYLKVEEGTPTMQVTSISNAPDGTILDFSITTENIHHYQSTYYFRRTR, via the coding sequence TTGAATCAGCCATTACCGAGAGAAGTGATGCTGGCCGAAGAATATCAGGTTTCCCGGATGACACTCCGGCGTGCAATTGATTGTTTGGTTGAGGATGGATTGATTGAGCGCCGTCACGGTAGCGGAAATTTTGTCATTGATAAAGAGATCGCTCATGAGAATAAAGGGCTGAACAGCCTGACTGAACTGAGTCAGAAAAATAATAAATCGATAGCGAGTCAGGTACTCAGCTTTTCGATGACTCCGGCTCCGGTAAGCGTCGCTCAGCGACTCAAGATTCAACATGGTGAATTGGTCTATTACATTATTCGTGTCCGTTATCTTGATGAGCGGCCGGTGCATTATGAAGAGTCTTATCTCCCGGTTAAGCTCTATCCCACCTTGTCTGTTGCTCATCTGGAAAAATCAAAATTCGATTATATTGAGAAAGAGGCAGGATTCATCATTGAGGGGAACTATTTTACCTTTTTGCCGATTTTAACACCGGCCTCGATTGCCGCTTACCTGAAGGTCGAAGAAGGCACGCCGACAATGCAAGTCACTTCAATCAGTAATGCGCCTGACGGAACCATACTCGACTTTTCCATTACGACTGAAAATATTCACCATTATCAGTCCACCTATTATTTCCGGAGAACCCGGTGA
- a CDS encoding alpha-glucoside-specific PTS transporter subunit IIBC, whose protein sequence is MLSQIQRFGGAMFTPVLLFPFAGIIVGLSIVLKNPDFMGSLADTNSTFFQLMNILEEGGWTIFRNMPLIFAIALPIGLAQKAHARACLVVFLSYLTYNYFIAAMAAVWGSYFGVDFSQAPGGVSGLTLIGGIKTLDTSIVGAIFIAGLVTYLHNRFFDTQLPDYLGIFQGTAFIAILAFFTMLPCAWATLIIWPKIQAAISSLQGLMLASGTLGVWLYTFLERLLIPTGLHHFIYGPFIFGPVAVENGIMMNWAQHIQEFSQSTLPLKTLFPAGGFALHGNSKLFGSIGIALAIYMTADAKNKSKIAGLLIPATLTSILVGITEPLEFTFLFIAPFLFVIHAILAATMSAIMYSLGVVGNMSGGLIEIVSQNWLPMYNHHAYVMLTQISVGLCFTVIYFFLFKMLIIRFDLKTPGRNSEVKLYKKSDYKAKTSGETHPADSLASRLIEALGGQTNIEQLNNCATRLRVTVIDPMRLVDDQIFKDMGAHGVVRNGKAIQIIIGLSVPQVREECEGLLHI, encoded by the coding sequence ATGTTAAGTCAAATACAGCGATTCGGTGGAGCGATGTTTACACCGGTCCTCCTCTTCCCTTTTGCAGGGATTATTGTGGGGCTGTCCATCGTACTCAAAAATCCTGATTTTATGGGATCACTTGCCGATACCAACAGCACTTTTTTTCAATTGATGAACATACTGGAAGAAGGTGGATGGACCATCTTCCGTAACATGCCACTGATTTTTGCCATTGCCCTGCCGATAGGTCTGGCGCAAAAAGCCCATGCCCGGGCCTGCCTCGTGGTATTTCTCTCCTATCTGACCTACAACTACTTTATTGCAGCCATGGCAGCGGTTTGGGGCAGTTACTTTGGTGTTGATTTTTCTCAGGCTCCCGGAGGGGTCAGCGGCCTGACCCTGATCGGCGGCATCAAAACACTCGATACCAGTATTGTCGGTGCCATATTTATCGCCGGTCTGGTGACATATCTGCATAACCGTTTCTTTGACACTCAGTTGCCGGATTATCTCGGTATTTTTCAAGGAACCGCATTCATTGCCATTCTTGCGTTCTTTACCATGCTCCCCTGTGCGTGGGCCACATTAATCATCTGGCCAAAAATTCAGGCAGCTATCAGTTCTCTGCAAGGACTGATGCTGGCATCCGGTACACTGGGCGTCTGGCTATATACATTTTTAGAACGTCTCCTGATCCCGACCGGATTACACCACTTTATCTACGGTCCGTTCATCTTCGGCCCGGTTGCCGTAGAAAACGGTATCATGATGAACTGGGCACAACACATTCAGGAATTCAGCCAATCAACATTACCGTTGAAAACGCTATTCCCCGCCGGTGGTTTTGCTCTGCACGGTAATTCAAAACTGTTCGGTTCAATCGGGATTGCCCTTGCCATTTACATGACGGCCGATGCAAAGAATAAAAGCAAAATCGCCGGATTACTGATTCCTGCCACCTTAACATCCATTCTGGTCGGTATTACCGAACCGCTTGAGTTTACTTTCCTATTCATTGCGCCGTTTCTGTTCGTCATTCATGCCATTCTGGCCGCCACCATGTCAGCCATCATGTACAGCCTCGGTGTTGTCGGCAATATGAGCGGCGGGCTGATCGAAATCGTCTCACAAAATTGGCTCCCGATGTACAACCATCATGCTTACGTCATGTTGACCCAGATATCGGTCGGGCTCTGTTTTACCGTTATCTATTTCTTCCTGTTCAAAATGCTGATCATCCGGTTCGACCTGAAAACGCCCGGCAGAAACAGTGAAGTGAAGCTGTACAAAAAATCGGATTACAAAGCGAAAACCAGTGGCGAAACACATCCGGCCGACAGCCTTGCCAGTCGCCTTATCGAGGCACTGGGCGGGCAAACAAATATCGAACAACTCAATAACTGTGCCACACGTCTGCGGGTGACGGTCATCGATCCGATGCGGCTTGTCGACGATCAAATCTTCAAAGATATGGGAGCACACGGTGTCGTCCGCAACGGCAAAGCCATACAAATTATTATCGGGCTCAGCGTGCCCCAAGTCAGAGAAGAGTGTGAGGGGCTACTTCATATCTGA